One Microplitis demolitor isolate Queensland-Clemson2020A chromosome 2, iyMicDemo2.1a, whole genome shotgun sequence DNA segment encodes these proteins:
- the LOC128667293 gene encoding histone H1-like has translation MTETSVSPAPVEEKTVAKVDAPKKAAPKARKPSAKPTHPSTADMVKTAIKTLGERGGSSLQAIKKYIAATYKVDVEKQAPFIKKFLKGAVTKGTLVQTKGKGASGSFKLAVEKAASKLKATSVKKAAPKKPAAAKKPAVKKTSGEAKAPAKKATAPKKAAVKKPAAAKKPVAAKAPAKPKSAAPKAKKAVKGPTAKPKSPKPKKVAAPKTPKAAARKAPAVRK, from the coding sequence ATGACTGAAACATCTGTGTCTCCGGCTCCCGTTGAAGAAAAGACTGTTGCCAAGGTCGACGCTCCTAAAAAAGCAGCACCGAAAGCCAGAAAACCATCGGCCAAACCAACCCATCCGAGCACTGCTGATATGGTTAAAACTGCCATCAAAACTCTTGGTGAACGTGGAGGTTCATCTCTTCAGGCCATCAAAAAGTACATCGCTGCAACCTACAAGGTCGACGTTGAAAAACAAGCGCCGTTCATCAAGAAATTCTTGAAGGGAGCCGTCACCAAGGGAACCCTGGTTCAAACCAAAGGAAAAGGTGCTTCTGGATCATTCAAACTTGCCGTCGAAAAAGCTGCATCCAAACTAAAAGCAACTAGTGTGAAAAAAGCTGCACCGAAGAAACCTGCAGCGGCCAAGAAACCAGCAGTCAAGAAGACTTCCGGTGAAGCCAAAGCTCCAGCCAAGAAAGCCACTGCTCCTAAAAAAGCAGCAGTTAAGAAACCAGCTGCAGCAAAAAAACCAGTAGCTGCCAAAGCACCAGCTAAACCTAAATCTGCTGCACCAAAGGCCAAGAAAGCAGTCAAAGGTCCAACAGCTAAACCTAAATCACCTAAACCTAAGAAGGTCGCTGCACCAAAAACACCTAAAGCTGCAGCCAGGAAAGCACCTGCAGTCAGAAAATAA
- the LOC128667254 gene encoding histone H4, with amino-acid sequence MTGRGKGGKGLGKGGAKRHRKVLRDNIQGITKPAIRRLARRGGVKRISGLIYEETRGVLKVFLENVIRDAVTYTEHAKRKTVTAMDVVYALKRQGRTLYGFGG; translated from the coding sequence ATGACTGGCCGTGGCAAAGGAGGAAAAGGATTGGGAAAAGGAGGAGCCAAGCGTCATCGTAAAGTTCTTCGTGACAACATCCAgggaatcaccaaaccagcTATCCGTCGTCTGGCTCGTCGTGGTGGAGTCAAGCGTATCTCTGGTCTGATCTACGAAGAAACCCGTGGAGTTCTCAAAGTCTTCCTTGAAAACGTCATCCGTGACGCAGTCACCTACACCGAGCACGCCAAACGTAAGACCGTCACTGCCATGGACGTTGTCTACGCTCTGAAACGTCAAGGCCGTACTCTTTACGGTTTTGGAGGTTAA
- the LOC103576973 gene encoding histone H3: MARTKQTARKSTGGKAPRKQLATKAARKSAPATGGVKKPHRYRPGTVALREIRRYQKSTELLIRKLPFQRLVREIAQDFKTDLRFQSSAVMALQEASEAYLVGLFEDTNLCAIHAKRVTIMPKDIQLARRIRGERA; the protein is encoded by the coding sequence ATGGCTCGTACTAAGCAAACTGCGCGTAAATCAACTGGTGGAAAGGCTCCACGTAAACAATTGGCTACCAAAGCCGCTCGTAAGAGTGCGCCAGCCACCGGAGGAGTCAAGAAGCCTCATCGTTACCGTCCCGGCACAGTAGCTCTCCGTGAAATTCGTCGCTACCAGAAGAGCACGGAACTTCTCATCCGTAAACTGCCATTCCAACGCCTGGTTCGTGAAATCGCTCAAGATTTCAAGACTGATCTCCGGTTCCAGAGTTCAGCTGTGATGGCTCTCCAGGAAGCCAGTGAGGCCTACTTAGTTGGTCTCTTTGAAGACACCAACCTCTGCGCCATCCACGCCAAGCGTGTCACCATCATGCCCAAGGACATCCAGTTGGCTCGTCGTATCCGAGGAGAACGTGcttaa
- the LOC128669048 gene encoding cyclin-T1-like — translation MAHKWYFNSEELKNSPSFRDGLSAEKELDYKQQAAYLIGDLGKRLRLSEASVNTATVYMHRFYTEHSLLKFHRYEVAATAIFVAAKVEREPQKLNDVIRAFHMCLKKADNYTLDTSTAEYRKITNSLVMNEIVFQITFESDMNINHPHSYIKKLCRKINARKELEIICLQLAGYTLQLTSMCVKYKPEVVACFCIYFAIKSSKWKIPEVVDGNPWFWLLDAQVTNDLLVKMDKEFSEILNKIPSRIKNWVMCLFKSSPTGQLTSANCQGRNSTLSDQKTTLPGAGDQTSSIVSTDVTEVLQDDCVESTCTQMTPATTVNLEVRMETFDNFSHKRKNDTDTEDIFFPAKKCELS, via the coding sequence ATGGCTCATAAGTGGTATTTTAACTCAGAAGAATTGAAAAACTCTCCAAGTTTCAGAGATGGTCTCAGCGCGGAGAAAGAATTGGATTATAAGCAACAAGCCGCGTATTTGATCGGTGACTTGGGCAAGCGGCTAAGGTTATCGGAAGCCAGTGTAAATACTGCAACTGTGTACATGCACAGATTTTATACTGAGCATTCGCTGCTAAAATTCCACCGGTATGAAGTGGCTGCGACAGCAATTTTTGTGGCTGCAAAAGTCGAAAGAGagccacaaaaattaaatgacgTCATCAGAGCTTTTCACATGTGTTTAAAAAAAGCTGACAATTACACACTGGATACCAGCACTGCCGAGTATAGAAAGATTACCAACAGTCTAGTCATGAACGAAATCGTTTTCCAGATTACGTTTGAATCTGACATGAATATAAATCACCCGCACTCTTATATCAAGAAATtgtgtagaaaaataaatgcaagAAAGgaacttgaaataatttgtcTACAGTTAGCAGGCTACACTTTACAACTGACGTCAATGTGCGTCAAATATAAACCGGAAGTTGTGGCATGCTTCTGTATATATTTTGCAATCAAATCGTCCAAGTGGAAGATTCCGGAAGTCGTCGATGGAAATCCTTGGTTTTGGTTGCTTGATGCCCAAGTCACGAATGATCTGCTAGTAAAAATGGATAAGGAATTCagcgaaattttaaataaaattccatcACGAATTAAGAACTGGGTTATGTGTTTATTTAAGAGTTCTCCAACTGGTCAACTGACCTCGGCCAATTGTCAAGGAAGAAACTCTACTTTATCAGATCAAAAGACTACTTTGCCTGGAGCTGGAGACCAAACCTCTAGTATAGTCTCAACTGACGTGACTGAAGTACTGCAGGATGATTGTGTTGAAAGTACGTGTACTCAAATGACTCCAGCAACTACGGTTAATCTTGAGGTTAGAATGGAGACTTTCGATAATTTCAGTCATAAACGTAAAAATGATACTGATACtgaagacattttttttcctgcGAAAAAGTGTGAATTGTCATAA
- the LOC106694041 gene encoding histone H2B gives MPPKTSGKAVKKSGKAQKNITKNDKKGRKKKRKESYAIYIYKVLKQVHPDTGVSSKAMSIMNSFVNDIFERIAAEASRLAHYNKRSTITSREIQTAVRLLLPGELAKHAVSEGTKAVTKYTSSK, from the coding sequence ATGCCTCCTAAAACAAGTGGTAAAGCCGTCAAGAAGTCTGGTAAAGCCCAGAAGAACATCACCAAGAATGATAAGAAAGGACGCAAGAAGAAGCGTAAGGAAAGTTACGCTATCTACATTTACAAAGTGCTCAAACAAGTTCATCCTGACACTGGGGTCTCCAGCAAGGCCATGAGCATCATGAACAGCTTTGTCAACGACATCTTCGAACGTATTGCGGCTGAAGCTTCCAGACTTGCGCACTACAACAAGCGCTCCACCATCACTTCCCGGGAAATTCAAACCGCAGTTCGTCTTCTGCTTCCTGGTGAATTGGCCAAGCACGCTGTCAGTGAAGGAACCAAAGCTGTCACTAAATACACCAGCtccaaataa
- the LOC103578598 gene encoding histone H2A, translated as MSGRGKGGKVKGKSKTRSSRAGLQFPVGRIHRMLRKGNYAERVGAGAPVYLAAVMEYLAAEVLELAGNAARDNKKTRIIPRHLQLAIRNDEELNKLLSGVTIAQGGVLPNIQAVLLPKKTEKSSS; from the coding sequence ATGTCTGGTCGCGGTAAAGGAGGCAAAGTAAAGGGAAAGTCAAAGACCCGTTCAAGCCGTGCTGGACTCCAGTTCCCAGTTGGTCGTATCCATCGTATGTTGCGTAAAGGAAACTACGCAGAACGTGTTGGTGCTGGTGCTCCAGTCTACCTCGCAGCTGTCATGGAATATCTGGCCGCTGAAGTTCTCGAGTTGGCAGGCAACGCTGCTCGTGACAACAAGAAGACTCGTATCATCCCACGTCATCTTCAATTGGCCATCCGTAACGACGAAGAGTTGAACAAACTTCTCTCAGGAGTCACCATCGCTCAAGGTGGAGTCTTACCCAACATCCAAGCTGTCTTGTTGCCCAAGAAAACCGAAAAAAGCAGCTCTTAA
- the LOC103580204 gene encoding carnosine N-methyltransferase, with the protein MDTVNDNCKKRMSNSYEDEEERKHFQRIVSAFKHYKPHSLQRVRKTENYLSSLPQHHQQLLIKYREHLQQVKVCIEHNAEIIKLITRGAPSIFENVNPPDEHDSTLNSRPILADQEKVQATIKQLIRDWSVQGIEERKTCYQPIIDEIIHQFPPDECDPSKINVLVPGAGLGRLAFEIAKRGYTCQGNEFSLFMLFASYFVLNKCREVNSFKIYPWVHQYMNNLYSSHQTLDVSFPDVNPSDLPENAQFSMTAGDFLEVYNEYDHWNCIATCFFIDCANNVVQFIETIYKTLKPGGVWINLGPLLYHFSDMPNEDSIEPSYEVVRQVILGFGFKIEKEKTQVKTRYAQNINSMLQCEYNSVYFVCRKPNKQSVIDNKNDQLEMNGFNQSNDIEIDCDNDNINNHDSKDVIISRN; encoded by the exons atggatactgtaaatgataattgtaaaaaacgTATGTCCAATTCGTacgaagatgaagaagaaCGAAAACATTTTCAAAGAATTGTTTCGGCATTTAAACATTACAa aCCACATTCACTGCAACGAGTGCGTAAAACTGAGAACTATTTATCCTCATTACCTCAACACCACCAgcaattactaattaaataccGTGAGCATTTGCAACAAGTTAAAGTTTGCATTGAACATAAtgcagaaataataaaattaataacacgAGGTGCTCCaagtatttttgaaaacgTCAATCCACCAGACGAACATGACAGT ACATTAAATTCACGGCCAATTTTAGCTGATCAGGAAAAGGTTCAAGCAACTATTAAACAATTGATACGTGATTGGAGTGTGCAGGGCATTGAAGAAAGGAAGACGTGTTATCAACCTATTATTGATGaaattattcatcaatttCCTCCAGATGaatg cgatccttcaaaaataaatgttcTTGTACCTGGTGCTGGATTAGGACGACTTGCGTTCGAAATCGCAAAGCGAGGATACACTTGCCAAGGAAATGAGTTTTCGCTGTTTATGTTATTTGCTTCATACTTTGTATtgaataa atgCAGAGAAGTTAattcgtttaaaatatatccttGGGTGCATCAatacatgaataatttatattcgtCTCATCAAACGCTGGATGTATCGTTTCCGGATGTAAACCCAAGTGACTTGCCAGAGAATGCACAGTTTTCAATGACTGCTGGTGATTTTTTAGag GTTTACAATGAATACGACCACTGGAATTGCATCGCGACTTGTTTTTTCATTGACTGCGCAAACAATGTCGTGCAATTCATCGAAACAATATACAAAACACTCAAACCCGGCGGCGTCTGGATAAATCTGGGCCCTCTGCTCTATCATTTCAGCGACATGCCCAACGAAGATTCAATCGAGCCTAGTTACGAAGTCGTCAGACAAGTTATTCTAGGCTTCGGTTTTAAAATCGAG aaagaaAAAACCCAAGTTAAAACACGTTACGCGCAAAACATAAATAGTATGTTGCAATGTGAGTACAACAGCGTGTACTTCGTGTGCCGGAAGCCAAATAAACAGTCggttattgataataaaaatgatcagTTAGAAATGAACGGCTTTAATCAGTCAAACGATATTGAAATCGAttgtgataatgataatattaataatcatgaCTCTAAAGACGTAATTATTTcacgtaattaa